The following are encoded in a window of Arthrobacter antioxidans genomic DNA:
- a CDS encoding multifunctional oxoglutarate decarboxylase/oxoglutarate dehydrogenase thiamine pyrophosphate-binding subunit/dihydrolipoyllysine-residue succinyltransferase subunit, giving the protein MPEQTSHRLPEEFGGNEWLVDELYEQFQRDRHSVDRKWWELFDSFDADGAPSGNSSRAADAPADKATSPAVATPAAPAPASPPSAAPSAARPSTRELPVVKAETAAPKASGESPASTQQSGKPPVANEPAKKPESSREDKPATKPIPAQLPASDRTPEMDENKVSVLRGPAKAISTNMEASLSVPTATSVRAIPAKLLIDNRVVINNNLARARGGKVSFTHLIGYAIIRALAQFPSQNVYYDVVDGKPSAVQPAHVNFGLAIDMPKPDGTRSLVVPNIKKAETMNFSEFWHAYEDLVKKARAGKLGADDYAGTTVSLTNPGGIGTVHSVPRLSKGQACIIGAGALEYPAEFQGSSEKTLAKHAISKTITLTSTYDHRVIQGAGSGEFLRIIHQLLLGEQNFYDDIFESLRIPYEPVRWSADIQVDPMDQINKVARIQQLIHAYRVRGHLMADTNPLEYVQRKHADLDIRTHGLTLWDLDREWPTGGFGGQPTLKFRDMLGVLRDAYCRTTGIEYMHLQDPEERQWFQDELEHPYSKPSREEQLRILHKLNSAEAFETFLQTKFVGQKRFSLEGGESLIPLLDAVISGAADDGLDEVAIGMAHRGRLNVLTNIAGKTYAQIFREFEGTQDPRSVQGSGDVKYHLGTEGTFTSDAGNETKVYLAANPSHLEAVDPVLEGIVRAKQDLLDQGETFPVLPILIHGDAAFAGQGVVAETLNLSQLRGYRTGGTIHVIVNNQVGFTTSPTSSRSSVYSTDVAKMVQAPVFHVNGDDPEAVVRVAQMAYQFRQRFNKDVVIDMVCYRRRGHNEGDDPSMTQPMMYNLIEAKRSVRKLYTEALIGRGDITQEEAEQALRDYQERLERVFAETHAAQTSPIPVIAKDPQAVSDLERPYAQQSDSGDAAAPQTAISKDVLAHIGAAHTAIPDGFTVHPKLKALLDKREQMSREGGIDWGFGEIAAFGSLLMEGIPVRLAGQDSRRGTFVQRHAVFHDRATGHEWLPLDDLSEDQSKFWIYDSLLSEYAAMGFEYGYSVERPDALVIWEAQFGDFVNGAQTIIDEFISSAEQKWGQRSSLVLMLPHGYEGQGPDHSSARIERFLQMCAEENMVVANPSNAASHFHLLRRHAYTRPRKPLIIFTPKQLLRLKAAASSVEDFTQGTFQPVIPDTLETPGNDVERVILVSGRLYYDLLASRQKLDDGKTAIVRVEQLYPLPVEEIRAALATYPGAEIVWAQDEPANQGPWPFIGLNLPQELDRPLRLASRPASASTATGSAKNHAKEQELLIKLAFGRQ; this is encoded by the coding sequence GTGCCAGAACAGACCAGCCACCGCCTACCTGAAGAATTCGGCGGAAACGAGTGGCTTGTTGACGAGCTCTACGAGCAGTTCCAGCGGGACCGTCACTCGGTGGACCGCAAGTGGTGGGAGCTCTTCGACTCGTTCGACGCCGACGGCGCGCCGTCGGGAAACAGCAGCCGTGCCGCGGACGCCCCTGCCGACAAGGCGACGTCGCCCGCTGTCGCCACGCCGGCCGCTCCCGCACCGGCCAGCCCGCCGTCCGCCGCACCCTCGGCAGCCAGGCCCTCCACGAGGGAACTGCCGGTCGTGAAGGCGGAGACCGCGGCGCCGAAGGCCTCGGGCGAATCGCCCGCGAGCACCCAGCAGAGCGGCAAGCCCCCCGTCGCCAACGAGCCGGCGAAGAAGCCGGAATCCTCGCGCGAGGACAAGCCCGCCACGAAGCCCATCCCCGCGCAGCTCCCCGCCTCGGACCGCACCCCCGAGATGGACGAGAACAAGGTCAGCGTGCTGCGCGGCCCGGCGAAGGCGATCTCCACCAACATGGAGGCCAGCCTCAGCGTCCCCACGGCGACGAGCGTCCGGGCCATCCCCGCGAAGCTGCTCATCGACAACCGTGTGGTCATCAACAACAACCTCGCCCGTGCCCGCGGCGGCAAGGTGTCCTTCACCCACCTGATCGGGTACGCGATCATCCGCGCGCTCGCCCAGTTCCCCTCCCAGAACGTCTACTACGACGTCGTCGACGGCAAGCCGTCCGCGGTGCAGCCCGCGCACGTGAACTTCGGCCTGGCCATCGACATGCCGAAGCCGGACGGCACGCGCTCCCTCGTGGTGCCGAACATCAAGAAGGCCGAGACCATGAACTTCTCGGAGTTCTGGCACGCCTACGAGGACCTCGTGAAGAAGGCCCGGGCCGGCAAGCTCGGCGCCGACGACTACGCCGGCACCACGGTGTCCCTGACCAATCCGGGCGGCATCGGCACGGTGCACTCCGTGCCACGCCTGTCCAAGGGCCAGGCGTGCATCATCGGCGCGGGCGCCCTCGAGTACCCCGCGGAGTTCCAGGGCTCGAGCGAGAAGACCCTCGCGAAGCACGCCATCAGCAAGACGATCACGCTGACCTCGACCTACGATCACCGCGTGATCCAGGGCGCCGGCAGCGGCGAGTTCCTGCGCATCATCCACCAGCTGCTGCTGGGTGAGCAGAACTTCTACGACGACATCTTCGAGTCGCTGCGCATCCCCTACGAGCCCGTGCGCTGGAGCGCGGACATCCAGGTCGATCCGATGGACCAGATCAACAAGGTCGCCCGGATCCAGCAGCTCATCCACGCGTACCGGGTGCGCGGACACCTCATGGCGGACACCAACCCGCTCGAGTACGTCCAGCGCAAGCACGCCGACCTCGACATCCGCACCCACGGACTGACCCTGTGGGACCTCGATCGCGAATGGCCCACGGGCGGTTTCGGCGGCCAGCCGACGCTCAAGTTCCGCGACATGCTCGGCGTGCTCCGCGACGCCTACTGCCGCACCACGGGCATCGAGTACATGCACCTGCAGGACCCCGAGGAGCGCCAGTGGTTCCAGGACGAGCTGGAGCACCCGTACTCCAAGCCGAGCCGTGAGGAGCAGCTGCGCATCCTGCACAAGCTGAACTCCGCCGAGGCGTTCGAGACGTTCCTGCAGACGAAGTTCGTCGGCCAGAAGCGCTTCTCCCTCGAGGGCGGCGAATCCCTGATCCCGCTGCTCGATGCCGTGATCTCCGGTGCGGCCGACGACGGCCTCGACGAGGTCGCGATCGGCATGGCGCACCGCGGCCGGCTGAACGTCCTCACCAACATCGCCGGCAAGACCTACGCGCAGATCTTCCGCGAGTTCGAGGGCACGCAGGATCCGCGCTCGGTGCAGGGCTCGGGCGACGTCAAGTACCACCTCGGCACCGAGGGGACGTTCACCTCCGACGCCGGCAACGAGACCAAGGTCTACCTCGCCGCGAACCCGTCCCACCTCGAGGCGGTGGACCCCGTGCTGGAAGGCATCGTCCGCGCCAAGCAGGACCTGCTGGACCAGGGCGAGACCTTCCCCGTCCTGCCGATCCTCATCCACGGCGACGCGGCCTTCGCGGGCCAGGGCGTCGTGGCGGAGACGCTCAACCTCTCGCAGCTGCGCGGCTACCGCACCGGCGGCACCATCCACGTCATCGTGAACAACCAGGTGGGCTTCACCACGAGCCCGACGTCGTCGCGCTCGTCCGTGTACTCGACCGATGTCGCGAAGATGGTCCAGGCGCCCGTCTTCCATGTCAACGGCGACGACCCCGAGGCCGTGGTCCGCGTGGCCCAGATGGCGTACCAGTTCCGCCAGCGGTTCAACAAGGACGTCGTCATCGACATGGTCTGCTACCGCCGTCGCGGCCACAACGAGGGCGACGACCCCTCGATGACGCAGCCCATGATGTACAACCTGATCGAGGCCAAGCGCTCCGTCCGGAAGCTGTACACCGAGGCGCTGATCGGCCGCGGTGACATCACGCAGGAGGAGGCCGAGCAGGCACTGCGCGACTACCAGGAGCGCCTCGAGCGCGTCTTCGCCGAGACCCACGCCGCCCAGACCTCGCCGATCCCCGTGATCGCCAAGGACCCGCAGGCGGTCTCGGACCTCGAGCGGCCCTACGCCCAGCAGTCCGACAGCGGCGATGCCGCCGCGCCGCAGACCGCGATCAGCAAGGACGTCCTGGCCCACATCGGAGCGGCGCACACCGCGATCCCGGACGGCTTCACCGTCCACCCGAAGCTGAAGGCACTGCTCGACAAGCGCGAGCAGATGTCGCGTGAAGGCGGGATCGACTGGGGCTTCGGCGAGATCGCGGCCTTCGGGTCCCTCCTCATGGAAGGCATCCCCGTCAGGCTCGCAGGCCAGGACTCGCGTCGCGGCACCTTCGTGCAGCGGCACGCCGTCTTCCACGACCGCGCCACCGGGCACGAGTGGCTGCCGCTCGACGACCTCAGCGAGGACCAGTCCAAGTTCTGGATCTACGACTCCCTGCTGAGCGAATACGCGGCCATGGGCTTCGAGTACGGCTACTCCGTGGAACGCCCCGACGCCCTCGTCATCTGGGAGGCGCAGTTCGGTGACTTCGTCAACGGCGCGCAGACCATCATCGACGAGTTCATCAGCTCCGCGGAGCAGAAGTGGGGACAGCGGTCCTCCCTCGTCCTCATGCTGCCCCACGGCTACGAAGGCCAGGGTCCCGACCACTCGTCCGCGCGCATCGAACGGTTCCTGCAGATGTGCGCCGAGGAGAACATGGTCGTCGCCAACCCGAGCAACGCCGCCTCCCACTTCCATCTGCTGCGCCGGCACGCGTACACGCGTCCGAGGAAGCCGCTGATCATCTTCACCCCCAAGCAGCTCCTGCGCCTCAAGGCCGCGGCGAGCTCGGTGGAGGACTTCACCCAGGGCACCTTCCAGCCCGTCATCCCCGACACGCTCGAGACGCCGGGGAACGACGTCGAGCGGGTCATCCTCGTCTCCGGGCGGCTCTACTACGACCTGCTGGCTTCACGCCAGAAGCTCGACGACGGCAAGACGGCCATCGTGCGCGTGGAGCAGCTGTACCCGCTGCCGGTGGAGGAGATCCGGGCCGCCCTCGCCACCTACCCGGGCGCGGAGATCGTCTGGGCGCAGGACGAGCCGGCCAACCAGGGGCCGTGGCCCTTCATCGGGCTCAACCTCCCCCAGGAGCTCGACCGGCCCCTCCGGCTCGCGTCGCGTCCCGCGTCCGCCTCCACGGCGACGGGTTCGGCGAAGAACCACGCGAAGGAGCAGGAGCTCCTAATCAAGCTGGCGTTCGGCCGGCAATAG
- a CDS encoding GDSL-type esterase/lipase family protein codes for MEQRRIRLAAVGDELLAGLGDPRALGWLGRVMARTRPDNVSVEAYSLAAPGEGTEALANRWLQEAGRRFADGYDNRLVIGLSDRDLDLELSTARSRLNLANILDGASQSSVKALVVGPPPGLDPERNRRLADLSAAFGDVTTRRKHVFVDTFTPLLAHEQWRHDLAANGGTPGQAGYGLMAWLVLHRGWFQWLEVPAPE; via the coding sequence GTGGAACAACGCAGAATCCGGCTAGCAGCAGTGGGCGACGAACTCCTCGCAGGGCTCGGTGATCCGAGGGCTCTCGGCTGGCTCGGTCGCGTGATGGCCCGGACCAGGCCCGACAACGTGTCCGTCGAGGCGTACAGCCTCGCCGCTCCCGGTGAGGGGACCGAAGCCCTGGCGAACCGCTGGCTGCAGGAGGCGGGGCGCCGCTTCGCCGACGGCTACGACAACCGCCTCGTGATCGGTTTGTCCGACCGCGACCTGGACCTGGAGCTGTCCACCGCGAGGAGCCGACTCAACCTCGCGAACATCCTCGACGGCGCTTCGCAGTCGAGCGTCAAGGCACTCGTCGTCGGGCCTCCGCCCGGACTCGACCCAGAACGCAACCGCCGCCTCGCCGACCTCTCCGCTGCCTTCGGGGACGTCACCACGCGCCGCAAGCACGTCTTCGTCGACACCTTCACCCCGCTGCTCGCCCACGAGCAGTGGCGCCACGACCTCGCGGCCAACGGCGGGACGCCGGGCCAGGCCGGCTACGGCCTCATGGCCTGGCTGGTGCTGCACCGCGGCTGGTTCCAATGGCTGGAAGTGCCCGCGCCAGAGTAA
- a CDS encoding ABC transporter family substrate-binding protein — translation MRNKRTLTLAALSIGALTLSACGSAGGTTAAPASDSAEENLATTINIAISQAPTGYNGNTAATNSVYNGYISNLTTSGFAAFTAAGELEANPEFGSYEKISDDPLTIKYTINDDAVWSDGVPIDYDDVLLTWAAMSGTHPSGEKDAETGAESDLFLASSTNGFAQTEMIEGEPGDKEFELVFSEPYADWEALLTGDLIMPAHIAAEQGGLSPEGDGTELVEAIKATDIAALTPVAEFWNSGWDYEVDLPTLPDTALLPSSGPYKLDNATNGTLTLVKNDQYWGDERAGKTDTIVFKTIVDEEAVQALQNGDVDVIDPSSPTVDTKAALEQIGETVAVDTGTSLTFSHLDLDQRPGAVFEDVKVRQAFNACTPRADMVDKFVTPIDPEGTVMNLREYQPGQPDYDTVLDGAPAAQGDGAADIEGAKALLAEAGKTEPVKVSLMYASTSQLRADMVALIKDSCDKAGFEIIPQPEAEWSAKLSQPGAWDAVLFAWAGSGLVASGESIYVSGGEQNFGGYADEEVDRLWSEIATTTEADEVPALKTELEQRLAETQYNVVLYANADIIGYSSKLDGVEMNPTQTGITWNAYSWTKQN, via the coding sequence ATGCGTAATAAGCGCACATTGACGCTCGCCGCACTGTCCATCGGGGCGCTCACACTGAGCGCCTGTGGATCGGCGGGCGGGACCACCGCGGCTCCGGCCTCGGACAGTGCCGAGGAGAACCTGGCGACGACGATCAACATCGCGATCAGCCAGGCCCCGACCGGCTACAACGGCAACACCGCCGCCACGAACTCCGTCTACAACGGCTACATCAGCAACCTGACCACGAGTGGCTTCGCAGCCTTCACGGCGGCCGGAGAGCTGGAGGCCAACCCGGAATTCGGCAGCTACGAGAAGATCAGCGACGACCCGCTGACGATCAAATACACCATCAATGACGATGCTGTCTGGTCCGACGGCGTGCCGATCGACTACGACGACGTCCTGCTCACCTGGGCCGCCATGTCGGGCACGCACCCGAGCGGCGAGAAGGATGCCGAGACGGGCGCCGAGTCGGATCTCTTCCTGGCCTCCTCCACCAACGGGTTCGCACAGACGGAGATGATCGAGGGCGAGCCCGGCGACAAGGAATTCGAGCTCGTCTTCTCGGAGCCGTATGCCGACTGGGAAGCACTCCTCACCGGCGACCTCATCATGCCCGCGCACATCGCCGCGGAGCAGGGCGGGCTGTCTCCCGAGGGTGACGGCACCGAGCTCGTCGAGGCCATCAAGGCGACCGACATCGCGGCGCTCACGCCCGTCGCCGAGTTCTGGAACAGCGGCTGGGACTACGAAGTGGATCTCCCGACCCTGCCGGACACCGCGCTGCTCCCCTCGTCCGGCCCGTACAAGCTGGACAATGCCACCAACGGCACCCTGACGCTCGTGAAGAACGACCAGTACTGGGGCGACGAGCGGGCCGGCAAGACCGACACCATCGTCTTCAAGACCATCGTCGACGAGGAGGCCGTCCAGGCGCTCCAGAACGGCGACGTGGACGTCATCGACCCCTCCAGCCCCACCGTCGACACCAAGGCCGCCCTCGAGCAGATCGGCGAGACCGTCGCGGTCGACACCGGGACGTCGCTGACCTTCTCGCACCTGGATCTCGACCAGCGCCCCGGCGCCGTCTTCGAGGACGTCAAGGTCCGCCAGGCCTTCAATGCCTGCACGCCCCGCGCGGACATGGTCGACAAGTTCGTGACCCCGATCGATCCCGAGGGGACGGTCATGAACCTGCGCGAGTACCAGCCCGGACAGCCCGATTACGACACGGTCCTCGACGGCGCTCCCGCCGCACAGGGTGACGGTGCCGCGGACATCGAGGGTGCCAAGGCCCTGCTCGCCGAAGCCGGCAAGACCGAGCCCGTCAAGGTGTCCCTGATGTACGCGTCCACGAGCCAGCTCCGCGCCGACATGGTGGCACTCATCAAGGACTCCTGCGACAAGGCAGGGTTCGAGATCATCCCGCAGCCCGAGGCCGAGTGGAGCGCCAAGCTCTCACAGCCCGGCGCCTGGGATGCCGTGCTGTTCGCCTGGGCCGGATCCGGCCTCGTCGCCTCCGGCGAGTCCATCTACGTCTCCGGTGGCGAGCAGAACTTCGGCGGCTACGCCGATGAGGAAGTCGACCGCCTCTGGAGCGAGATCGCGACCACGACGGAGGCCGACGAGGTCCCCGCGCTGAAGACCGAACTCGAGCAGCGCCTCGCGGAGACGCAGTACAACGTGGTGCTCTACGCGAACGCCGACATCATCGGGTACTCCTCGAAGCTCGACGGCGTCGAGATGAACCCGACGCAGACCGGCATCACCTGGAATGCCTACAGCTGGACGAAGCAGAACTGA